Genomic window (Oryza sativa Japonica Group chromosome 3, ASM3414082v1):
TAGTGGCGACGGGTCTATTTTTTTCGAGACAACATGCACAAAATATAAAATAGTACGACGTTTTTATTGATATagcataaaaaatataagttagAAAACAGAAAAGGACAGTCACACTAAGCGTTTACGTCTGATCCtgatgctgaaaaataaaaacaagcaCTCAACATCCGGAATGGGTATTCTAAATGACGCCAAGACTATCGCTGTTTGCCTATCCTAAAATCCACGATGTAGTTTTCacttttttctaatatattgacgtgcaatctttTTTGCGCGTTCGAAAAGAAAAATGTGATTTTCATCCGAAGAAACCATTGGGAGAATAGAGAAAAACAAAACCTCGCTCTAGGCGGAAAGCGGCGTCCGCAGGCGTCGTAGTTGCCGGGCCGAAGACGACGGGTGTCTACTGTCCTGTACACATACGCAACGACAGTttgccggtgccggtgccggtgcgGCTGCCGTATCGCGTGGCTGCCTCTGGCACCGGCGCGGCCATCGACCGTTCAATTCAAGCCGCGATGAGGCCCGTGAGCAGGTCTCGTGTGTTTCTCTCCCAAGTTGGGCAAAATTTCTCAGAATCGCGTGGTCAACTGCTGATAGCCTGATAACCGACAGAGTGATTAATAGCACCCTGTACGTAACAGCAGTCCTCTCCTCTTGTAGTCTTGTAGAGTAGAAGTATAGAGTAACAGTACAGGAGAAATACTCCGATCCATATATAACTTCTAGCATGTTCACATTTCTTCAGATTTGTATTAGCTGTTGGGTAGCCATGCATGTTAGCTGCTAATCAAGAGTCAAGACACTGCTGAGTtcaaataattaatatatttgACGAATTCAAGATGTACATACATGTACAATTAATCCAAAAAAAGTACTAACAAATTAATTTCCCAGCTTGAGATCATGCAGACGAACAAATTCCTCTCCCTGCTAATAACTGAACTGCTGGTTGCTGGTGAATGTCATGCCGAAGCTCCACCAGCTGGGCACGACGTTGTAGATGTAGAGCGTCTGGCCGCCGGTGGATGTGACGGCGAAGGAGAGCGCCTGGCCGACGAGCCCCGAGTTGCACTGCCAGTTGGCGCCCCAGTTCCGGTTCAGCGTGATCCACCCCGTGCTTCCCCCCTTCACCGACACCGACCTCACCGACCCGCTCCCCGCCACGTTCGACACCAGCACCAGCTCGAAGAAGTTGAACCCTCCCATCGTGAACCTGATCCCTCCCTGCCTCCAGCACTTCACCCTACACATCAATTAGGTATAGGTGTTTAAGATCGACGAAGATAAAGTTAGTGCACACAAAATGAGAAAgttattagcgtatgattaattgattttttattattacaaactttagaaatagatttatttgatattttaaagcaaccgTTCATCCGTTTGAAATTAACATGTTAGAATGTACTTAAGAGCAGTAATTACGGATTACTACTAGTTGTAATACACTGTAAGTACTTACTGTTGGTAGAGGACGGGGATGATGCCGGCCTTGTAGATGCCGATCTGGAGCCAGGCGGGCTCGGCCATGTCGAAGTGAGGGCGGGGCGGGTTGCACCAGCCGCCGCTGTTGCTGGGGAGAGCCCAGTTGGGCGGGCACAGGTTGGTGGCCGTGATGGTCACCGCGGCGCCCGCCCTGCACCActgcggcgtcgcggcggcgtcgcACATGATCAGGTAGCACTGCCCGCACGACCACCCGTCGTTGAACAGCACCGAGCTCAGCGCCGCCGTGTTCGTCCCGTACCCCGCCGTGTACAGGTTCCCGTACCCGCACGCGCCACCTGAACACACAGAGTCACACAGCAGCAGGTCTCCGTGAGAAACACTGACAACGCAATGACAGATTCGTAGCACTCCGTAGTTGATAGAGCACCAAAGGTTTTCTTACGTACCCATCGTGCCGgaggcgtcggcgccgccgtagAACGTCGCCGTCCCTTTGTTCCAGCCATGCGCCGGCGCGAAGCCGGATGCTGCTAGCACGGTGATCACCAACGACGTGGCGAATAAGATCGCGTACTCCATCTCCGTCGAGACGATAGAGCAGAGAATCGAACACTGATCAGGAGGTTACCGAGGTTCTGAATTTTCTGATGGTTTTGCAGTGAACGTGGAGGGGGTTATATAAGAGCAGGAATGAGAATTATGGTCAGATCAGAGCAGGGAATTGCAGAGAACATGCCGGCGATATCTCAGTCAGCAGTGCAAGCTAGGCTCACATGCATGCAAGGAAAATGTAAGCCGAACCCTGGAGATGGAATTGCGCGTTCAATCAGGTGATTGATACGCTGTAAACCTGCAAGCTGGGCATCATCATCAGCACGGCTTAGCATTTTCTCCTGATAATCATGACCTGGAAAATAATACATTTCATGCATGTACCTTGCATGTTCAGTAATCCGTACTTGCCGGCATAAAATGGATCTACTTAGATATTAGTCTGATAATCTATGGACAAAAATATAATTTGGAATGAACTGTGCATGCATGCCATGGCTTATCAGCATCTATGTGGAATTTGCAAATTCTTGGTAGGAAAGAAACTCTGAGCCACATGAGGCCATGAGGGGGCCAGCACTGTCAGCACATGGAAGATAGCTAGGAGGTGGATAAACAACTGATCAGATTGATTATTAACTCAGCGCCTACTTAGATGTCTAATCATTTGGAAAAAGCTGACTAAAAGAGTCAGCAGATTTAATTAGCCACCGGTACCGCGCGCGGTACGGCGTTGAAATTGATTACATTTTTAAGCAGGAAAAATGCTGTCAAGTTGTGCACTATTATACTGACTTCTATTTGCTCTCCCTTTGAATTAAACCATCAGGCGTACGaaaaatgtttttctttctttgggcAAAGACGCATCATATGCTACGATAGATGCCTCTGCAGGAACTAGTTGCAAACTTGCATACGGGGTACTTGTGTGTAGTTGTGTTGGCATGCATGAGCTTGTCTGTGTTCGTAGGATTTATCATTCATATCCAGTAAATTCCACTGCCAGTTCTCTTAGTGGTAGAGTCCTTAGACTTTCCTTCTTCCCTTCCCCACTGCAAACCACTAAATGATTCTTAATGTTCCCTGTTTTTGAATTATTGAAATGATTCCTCAAAAAGTTTTTGGTGGCAGGTTGCCGGTCTTGATGTCAAGATCGTCAGAAAGAGGGTTACAAGGACATACACCGAGTTCAGCTAGATTACAGAAAGGCGCTGGAGCTAGAAGAAATCAGCACCTTTTGCTTTGGACACTGGCAATTAGCGGATCAAAGCATTTTGTGGCATCCAAGTAGACAATAACAGTGTCAGTGTAAGACAAAGTGGTGAGGACTAATCGCCATTTGGTGTAGCCATGATCGTGTCTTCCGTGTAAACATAAAAGTTTCTCAGGAGTCAGCAGGAAAATTTCCGCATTCCAAATGAGACCCTGATTTATATCACGGTAGAAATGACTGGTAGCCGCCAGTAAGTAGTAACTCATGAAACTCAGCATATAATTTCA
Coding sequences:
- the LOC107276362 gene encoding expansin-A25 precursor, encoding MEYAILFATSLVITVLAASGFAPAHGWNKGTATFYGGADASGTMGGACGYGNLYTAGYGTNTAALSSVLFNDGWSCGQCYLIMCDAAATPQWCRAGAAVTITATNLCPPNWALPSNSGGWCNPPRPHFDMAEPAWLQIGIYKAGIIPVLYQQVKCWRQGGIRFTMGGFNFFELVLVSNVAGSGSVRSVSVKGGSTGWITLNRNWGANWQCNSGLVGQALSFAVTSTGGQTLYIYNVVPSWWSFGMTFTSNQQFSY